Below is a genomic region from Henckelia pumila isolate YLH828 chromosome 3, ASM3356847v2, whole genome shotgun sequence.
TTGATACGGAGCCATTTGGCTATGCATTTATGGTGGAAATGATGGTTGCAGGGAAGTGAACATAACTCCACCCCATCTATATATTTGTATAGGCATATGCAGCATTCCTACATGGTAGAAACAGTCACACATTTGGTATGAGTGATCAATACCTCACGAAATGAGAAAAACAAGATTTATGTGATCGGCTATAATGTGGACTCAACAACTAAGTTTTGAATAAAAACAAAACCCAAAACACAAGGCATTGGATACTCGAAGCACAAAACAATTGCTGCGAGTTGTAATTCCTGATAATCGGATACATGATCTCAGCTTCGATGCTAATTATATATGAGCGAGTGTTCGCCAATATACCAAAGTTATATTTTGTAAGGAAgataactcaaatcttttaagtaATAGAGCAACCTCAGTGTCATTTATATCATCATTATACCGATTGACAATCACACAAGACAGCAAGGATAGTTGATGCTTTTCTAGAATAGGGGTTTTGAATTTTATCAAGAGggaagaaatttttatttttaaaaataattttagataaaatttgaaatttgttaCGTTCAGGGGACTGCTTAGAAGAGGAGAGATACTTACAGAATCCTCTGGAGGAAGAACAAGCTCGGTCATGGAATTGCTATGGCTTGACAGTGGCGTTAACTGAACTTGTTTCCTTTCGTTTTCGAACGTGTGACTTTGGTGGCGATATAAATATTTTGGAAGAGATCTGATATCATTTTCCGAGGCCCCGTCACCAATAGTCATTGCGTATGCTACTGTAGCTAAGATCGGAAAGCAACAGAACAGTACCAGAAAAACAATACAAGCCACCACAATGCAGAAGACCAGAAAGAATACGTCGAATGCTAAAAAGACGACCGACAGCCTGCAGTTTAGAGCATCCATTTTACAGGATGCTgaatacttcaaaattttatgcataatttttaaatttcgaaATGTATAAGTATGGTAATTACCAGTATAGATGCGGAGAATCTTGCAGAAGCAGCTGGCCTCCCATCACTATCCAATAGAATCCAAAGACCCACCAGATTGATGAAAGAACAGTGTTGACGGACTCCAACTTTTGAATTATCCTgtggaaaaaaatataattttaaatatacatTGTTCTCCGCTAAATTTGTTTATTCTTGGTCAGCATAACAATAATGATAAATTAATTGAAGTAGAATAGCATACTCATTGCTGCAGCCTCGACCCCAAAAGAATAATCGGTTTAGGAATGCCGAATGTACTTTAATACTTCAAAGGCTACATCTTgctatttattataattatctaACAAAGCTCATTGTGTATTATTCTAGTGAGACTAGTGCATGACAAGAACAATATCCACAGGCTTTTCTGTATTCACTTACTTTTGTGACTTCGGTAACCTTCAAAACGAGATGTAAGGGGACAAAGGGAATGAAGAAACTATTGTCTCTAGCAACTAAAATATGTCTTTAATTAGTCAAGATATCAGTTTGATCGTTTGTTGGCCATAAACTCGACTTTTACACACAGTTTTTCATCATGTTACAAGCTTCACACTTCAGTTGGGTCGAAAGGAGTTGAATCCCTCCCTCCCTCCCTccctcacacacacacacacacaaaaacacacacacacactcactCTAAACTTTAGAATTATTCATTGATGAAGAAAGGTATTGGGATGAGTTGTtcgtattgaatgtttctcttcgtTAATTAAAGCCATTTCTAAAGTCATGCCatttgaatgtttctcttcatCAGCAAATTTAGCTCCATCAATTTGGTAGGACCTTTGCTTAAAATAACTAAACCCTGAGTTCCAGCAAATTTTTCCTTGCACGGGTGACACTCGAACCATTTTGGAGCTACCTGCATCTTTATCTGTTCCTTGTTCAACAACACGCCCACTTAAGATTGCAATCTCAAATACAAACTCAGTTTAGTAACGTTGATTCCGATACATGGTGCAGAAATAAACTTAGCTTAATTATCTTAAACGGCATCAGAAAAATTATTACCAAATTTCCTTAGACGGATGCTACAAGTACGAATTTGGTGATATAATCATGTTGTATTCTGTCCCCTCTCATTTTCCAGTACATCTATCCATCACAagatttttttctcaaaatcaCACATAACAAAATTTACAAGAATTCCAACCTTAAATCTGTTTTGAGAATCATCTCCCCACACCACAATCCAACacgaaataaatcaaaataaaaaggaTTCCTCTCCATTCATTTCGTCCGAGCTACTCAGGGAGATTATAAATTGATCGTATGAGAATTTATATATGCCTTGCCATATGGTCAAggattatgatatttaaatgTCTTTCATCTATAATAATACCACAAACTCCCAACAACCAGAACTTTACATAATAAACGCAAAAAATAAGTCAATATAGGCCTCTAGCATTTTCATGATTGCATCAGGCATAACAAAACATCAACAAACTCTTAATCTAATAAAGAAGAACCggtcaaaaaaaaatcattcatACATAAAACGAAAAGGTCGTTGTCCATTTCTAACTCCCAAACTTACCTAAAGGGAAAAAAACAATATTGGACTAAAATCTTACCTGTTGTGACACAGAGAAGAGAACACCCcatgaaaatgaaaatcttgAAAACCTTCAAAATCATCATCAATACTTGGCCTTTGGTACTCAGCCCACACGAACCCCATGTGCAGAAAGCATTGCAAAGCATATCCACTAATCCACAGCCGCAAAGGAGTGGAGGGCCTCTCTTGAATGGTGGTTAAAATCACAAAGACAGAGACCAGAACAAACGCCAAATTCCATATCATATCAAGAAACAGAAAGGGTTTTGAGTAGCCACAATCCCTCCTAATCTGAGCTGCTaaatcatcatcctcaccatcatcatcatcaatacTGTAAATTTCTGGTTCATCATCAACCAAGATCCTGTGCTGCTCAGAACTGGTGGCTATTCTTGCAAAAGGGAGTGTGAGTGAGGTGTCCATGGAGTTTCTGGTCGGCCCCAAATCGTCACCACCTCGGAAAAAACGATGGTATTCTTGATCCATCGCTTAGGTGTCGGTACTTGCCGCTGTGAAATGGGCAAGATCGGCAGGTATCACAGGAAAAATGGAGGCTTTAAGAGGAAAAATGGAAGGTGGCGGTGTATTTATGGTGGTGGGGGGCTGCTTTTTACATGGTCGATGGTGGTGGGTGGTGGAGGGTGGGGTAGTGTGGGGCGCTCGAAAATGTTGTCAACTCATACAATGGAAATGGTTTTGACTGAAAGACTAGTAGACAACCTAAATCCTCGTACACAATTTTGCAATGGAGAAAAAGGATGAAAGAAAATAGACGCAAAccgaacaaaaacaaaaaaaaagattggatttttttaatatataatggATTATATGTGTATATGCAtctttatttgagattttttctAAATTTGTTTTCCTTCTTCGAGTAATTTTTTAATGGTTCGTAAATAGATCTATGCAGATTTTAATAAGATGTGGCTATTACATGATGATAATGCTGACATGTTCTTTTATTGCTattattagaaaaaaaaaatacattgaaaaaaattaattttttagtataaaacacagttatttatttaatacaaaggtatttattttattttattttattttaataatttattaaaactGGTCAACCAGTTTTTTGGACCaggtccatttttttttttttttttcaattttctcCTTTCTTACATGATGTAGAAAGCATGAAATGCATTTATTTTTGaacatttttaattatatattatcttttatAATCTCTTTAAAAGAAATAGTAAAGtacaattttaatttatttcccAATTGTAAGTTGTAACAGATCCCCAATTAGATATTGATTCTGCgtttcaaattaaaatttacaAAAGTGATGTTTTTTTActggaaaatttaaaattggcTAATTCATTATGcggttaaaaaaatttaatcgagtgaaaaaaaaaatagtagatGTTTTGTGAGTCATGTCGACTCGatttatatatgaaattaaaaataatatattttacaaaataacatTTTTGTATGAGTCAAATCAagttaaaaatttgtctcataaaATTGACCTATAAGACAATCTCATGTGAATTTTTGTGATatatattatgattatataaaaaaaactaaaacactTTTTTATTATGTGCGATGCCAGTTGTAATATGATCGATATTACTCGATTGTACTTGGAA
It encodes:
- the LOC140891519 gene encoding E3 ubiquitin protein ligase RIE1-like, which gives rise to MDQEYHRFFRGGDDLGPTRNSMDTSLTLPFARIATSSEQHRILVDDEPEIYSIDDDDGEDDDLAAQIRRDCGYSKPFLFLDMIWNLAFVLVSVFVILTTIQERPSTPLRLWISGYALQCFLHMGFVWAEYQRPSIDDDFEGFQDFHFHGVFSSLCHNRIIQKLESVNTVLSSIWWVFGFYWIVMGGQLLLQDSPHLYWLSVVFLAFDVFFLVFCIVVACIVFLVLFCCFPILATVAYAMTIGDGASENDIRSLPKYLYRHQSHTFENERKQVQLTPLSSHSNSMTELVLPPEDSECCICLYKYIDGVELCSLPCNHHFHHKCIAKWLRINATCPLCKLNILRGDMLV